In Nocardia sputorum, a single genomic region encodes these proteins:
- a CDS encoding acyl carrier protein produces MFSSTITRSTTIQDWLVERVADYTERAPREVDPVVPLAELGLDSVSAVTLCGEIEDRWSLEVDPVLVFEYPTIADIAAYLAAEFTLAA; encoded by the coding sequence ATGTTCAGCAGCACGATTACCCGTTCGACCACGATCCAGGATTGGCTCGTCGAGCGCGTGGCCGACTACACCGAACGCGCCCCCCGCGAGGTGGATCCGGTCGTCCCGCTCGCCGAGCTGGGCTTGGATTCCGTTTCGGCGGTGACACTGTGCGGCGAGATCGAGGACCGGTGGTCGCTCGAGGTCGACCCGGTGCTGGTCTTCGAGTACCCCACCATCGCCGACATCGCCGCCTACCTCGCCGCCGAGTTCACCCTGGCCGCATGA
- a CDS encoding fatty acyl-AMP ligase translates to MQPTYVHHVRQQISDYGTTRSYTYLHEAGRELREEVLTYLELDHDARAVAAWLADRPEAAQPVVLLYHDGLAFLRAFLGCLYAGVIAVPAPLPHDERSAHRVAGIVSDSGAELVLTTGDVRPLLETALSAAVVATDGPLGDPGEWRMPDIGPETIAFLQYTSGSTGDPKGVVVTHRNLMHNEAAITAIGFDDESVAVSWIPHFHDMGLIGMLLGSLYIGADLVFMAPTTFLKHPVRWLRAIGDYRATLTAAPNFAYDLIARRVTDEQLAELDLTTLEIAMSGAEPIREKTIAAVTERLAPAGLRPTALLPAYGLAEVTLLAAVGSIDAEPVYLDVGREARLVGCGRPAHGLDIRIIDPDTRRQLPEDTVGEIWIGGGSVAAGYWNRPEESRETFEAYLGADGPFLRTGDLGLLHGGELFVTGRRKDLLIVNGRNLYPQDVEELVRGLHPALGAAGVAVSVDAGGRERLVVVQGVKTARQGATTLAELASAIKIAVARGFDVAAPNVVLVEPHSVPRTTSGKVQRSAAREAFSAHRVEGVLHDDLEPALRRAMTA, encoded by the coding sequence ATGCAGCCGACTTACGTTCACCACGTCAGGCAGCAAATTTCTGATTATGGGACGACCAGGTCGTACACCTACCTGCACGAGGCAGGGCGCGAGCTACGCGAAGAGGTCCTCACCTACCTCGAGCTCGACCACGACGCGCGAGCCGTCGCCGCCTGGCTGGCCGACCGCCCGGAGGCGGCGCAACCGGTCGTGCTGCTCTATCACGACGGGCTGGCCTTTCTGCGGGCGTTTCTCGGCTGCCTGTACGCGGGCGTGATCGCCGTACCCGCTCCCTTGCCGCACGACGAGCGCAGCGCCCACCGCGTCGCGGGCATCGTGTCGGACTCCGGCGCGGAGCTGGTGCTCACCACCGGTGATGTGCGACCGCTCCTCGAGACCGCGCTCAGCGCGGCCGTCGTCGCCACCGATGGCCCGCTGGGCGACCCCGGCGAGTGGCGTATGCCGGATATCGGCCCGGAAACGATCGCGTTCCTCCAGTACACGTCGGGTTCGACCGGCGACCCGAAGGGTGTTGTCGTGACGCATCGCAACCTGATGCACAACGAAGCGGCCATCACCGCGATCGGGTTCGACGACGAGTCGGTCGCCGTCAGCTGGATCCCGCACTTCCACGACATGGGCCTGATCGGCATGCTGCTCGGATCGTTGTATATCGGGGCGGATCTGGTGTTCATGGCGCCGACCACCTTCCTCAAGCACCCGGTGCGCTGGCTGCGGGCCATCGGCGACTACCGCGCGACTTTGACCGCCGCACCGAACTTCGCCTACGACCTGATCGCGCGCCGGGTGACCGACGAACAGCTGGCAGAACTCGACCTGACCACCCTCGAGATCGCGATGAGCGGTGCGGAGCCGATCCGCGAAAAAACCATCGCGGCCGTCACCGAGCGTTTGGCACCCGCGGGGCTGCGGCCGACGGCGTTGCTGCCCGCCTACGGGCTGGCCGAGGTGACACTGCTGGCGGCCGTCGGGTCCATCGACGCGGAGCCGGTGTACCTCGACGTCGGCCGCGAAGCGCGGCTGGTCGGCTGCGGCCGGCCGGCCCATGGCCTCGACATCCGCATCATCGACCCGGATACCCGGCGGCAGCTGCCGGAGGACACCGTCGGAGAGATCTGGATCGGCGGCGGGAGTGTCGCCGCGGGCTACTGGAACCGCCCGGAGGAATCCCGCGAGACATTCGAGGCGTACCTCGGAGCCGACGGGCCCTTCTTGCGCACCGGCGACCTCGGCCTGCTGCACGGGGGTGAGCTGTTCGTCACCGGGCGGCGCAAGGACCTTCTGATCGTCAACGGCCGCAACCTGTATCCGCAGGACGTCGAGGAACTGGTGCGCGGCCTGCATCCAGCGCTCGGCGCCGCCGGTGTCGCCGTCTCCGTCGACGCGGGCGGCCGGGAACGGCTTGTCGTGGTGCAGGGCGTCAAGACGGCACGCCAGGGCGCCACCACGCTCGCCGAGCTGGCTTCCGCGATCAAGATCGCGGTCGCCCGCGGGTTCGACGTGGCGGCACCGAACGTGGTGCTCGTCGAGCCCCACTCCGTACCGCGCACCACCAGCGGGAAGGTCCAGCGCAGTGCGGCGCGGGAGGCGTTCTCGGCGCATCGCGTCGAGGGCGTCCTGCACGACGACCTCGAACCGGCGCTGCGCCGGGCCATGACCGCCTGA
- a CDS encoding MarR family winged helix-turn-helix transcriptional regulator, with amino-acid sequence MAVSPDTAQSLIKELYLMGRAIRVALAHPEEGHLLPGGIGVLGTLESKGPCRQVDLAMDLCISPSALSRHVTELVGAGYISRHADPTDGRATLIRVTDEGRDLLYRVRGSRARGLQNVLADWSEDDAEAACTAVQKLRNALTAHAQSGAVHAHQPVSKESQEVDV; translated from the coding sequence ATGGCGGTCTCACCCGATACGGCTCAGAGCCTGATCAAAGAGCTCTATCTGATGGGCCGGGCAATCCGCGTCGCACTCGCGCACCCGGAGGAAGGACACCTTCTCCCGGGTGGCATCGGGGTGCTCGGCACCCTCGAGTCGAAAGGCCCGTGCAGGCAGGTGGACCTCGCCATGGACCTGTGCATCAGCCCGAGCGCGCTGAGCAGGCACGTCACCGAACTCGTCGGTGCGGGCTACATCAGCAGGCACGCCGATCCCACCGACGGGCGGGCCACCCTCATCCGAGTGACGGACGAGGGCCGCGATCTGCTCTACCGCGTTCGCGGTTCACGGGCGCGGGGCCTGCAGAACGTCCTCGCCGACTGGAGCGAAGACGACGCCGAGGCCGCCTGCACCGCCGTGCAGAAGCTCCGCAACGCATTGACCGCGCACGCGCAGAGCGGCGCCGTGCACGCCCACCAGCCGGTTTCGAAAGAGAGTCAGGAAGTAGATGTCTAG
- a CDS encoding MDR family MFS transporter translates to MSSSVESVTRRDPYAMTHREVLEAMTGLLAALFTALLSTTIVATALPTIIGDLQGSQTAYAWVITSALLANAASTPIWGKFADLFNKKALVQSAIVVFVLGSVIAGFAGNVALLLVARVIQGIGMGGLTALVVAIIGSIVAPRERGRYSGYMGAVMAVSMSGGPVLGGVIVDSPLGWRWCFFVCVPLAVIALVLLQRTLRLPTDRKEGVSIDWLGAALLTGGVSVLLIWVSFAGKAGYYEWMSRESAIYVGSGVLLLLATVWVESRAASPIIPLPIVTERTTGLAIIASIAVGVGMFGATTFLGQYFQTARGYSPTAAGVLTIPLVAGMLIASVGSGQLITRRGKWKGFVVAGAALLVAGFALLSTIDHATSLWLVGGYITVVGFGVGMMMQNLVLAVQNTVSVHNIGAASSSVAFFRTFGGAIGVSVLGSVLATRVGELSAEGFAELGIQTKSSGGSNLDLDALPAPIATIIRAAYGDATGRIFLIAAAATVVALIAAALLPNRPLRRTIDIDPALDPMQAEAGTAARTEGPKQPALLD, encoded by the coding sequence ATGTCTAGTTCAGTCGAGTCGGTGACGCGACGCGACCCGTACGCGATGACCCACCGCGAAGTCCTGGAAGCGATGACCGGACTGCTCGCGGCGTTGTTCACAGCGCTACTGAGCACGACGATCGTCGCGACCGCGCTGCCCACCATCATCGGCGACCTGCAGGGCTCGCAGACCGCCTACGCGTGGGTCATCACCTCGGCGCTGCTGGCCAACGCGGCCTCCACGCCGATCTGGGGGAAGTTCGCCGACCTGTTCAACAAGAAGGCACTGGTCCAGTCGGCCATCGTCGTCTTCGTCCTCGGCTCGGTGATCGCCGGATTCGCGGGCAACGTCGCCCTGCTGCTGGTCGCGCGCGTCATCCAGGGCATCGGCATGGGCGGCTTGACCGCGCTCGTCGTCGCGATCATCGGCTCCATCGTCGCGCCGCGCGAACGCGGGCGCTACTCCGGGTACATGGGCGCCGTCATGGCGGTCTCGATGTCCGGCGGACCCGTCCTCGGCGGTGTCATCGTCGACAGCCCGCTGGGCTGGCGCTGGTGCTTCTTCGTGTGCGTGCCACTGGCCGTGATCGCGCTGGTGCTGCTGCAGCGGACGCTGCGGCTGCCCACCGACCGCAAGGAGGGCGTGTCGATCGACTGGCTCGGCGCGGCGCTGCTGACCGGAGGTGTCTCGGTGCTGCTCATCTGGGTGTCGTTCGCCGGCAAGGCCGGCTACTACGAGTGGATGTCGCGGGAATCGGCGATCTATGTCGGTTCCGGTGTGCTGCTGCTGCTCGCGACCGTGTGGGTGGAGTCGCGCGCCGCGTCGCCGATCATCCCACTGCCGATCGTCACCGAACGCACCACCGGCCTCGCGATCATCGCCTCCATCGCGGTCGGCGTCGGCATGTTCGGCGCGACCACCTTCCTGGGCCAGTACTTCCAGACCGCGCGCGGCTACTCCCCGACCGCGGCCGGCGTGCTGACCATCCCGCTCGTCGCCGGCATGCTGATCGCCTCGGTCGGCTCCGGCCAGCTGATCACCCGGCGCGGTAAGTGGAAGGGTTTCGTGGTCGCAGGCGCCGCGCTGCTGGTGGCCGGATTCGCCCTGCTGTCGACCATTGATCACGCGACGAGCCTGTGGCTGGTCGGCGGATACATCACCGTCGTCGGGTTCGGTGTCGGCATGATGATGCAGAACCTGGTCCTGGCCGTGCAGAACACCGTGAGCGTGCACAACATCGGCGCCGCGTCGAGCAGTGTCGCCTTCTTCCGTACCTTCGGCGGCGCGATCGGGGTCTCGGTGCTGGGTTCGGTGCTGGCCACCCGGGTCGGCGAACTATCGGCGGAGGGATTCGCCGAGCTCGGTATCCAGACCAAGTCCTCCGGCGGCAGCAACCTGGATCTCGACGCCCTGCCCGCGCCGATCGCGACCATCATCCGCGCCGCCTACGGCGACGCGACCGGGCGGATCTTCCTCATCGCCGCGGCCGCGACGGTCGTCGCGCTCATCGCGGCAGCGCTGCTGCCGAACCGGCCGTTGCGTCGCACGATCGACATCGATCCCGCCCTCGACCCGATGCAGGCCGAGGCAGGCACCGCGGCCCGGACGGAAGGCCCCAAACAACCGGCGCTGCTCGACTGA
- a CDS encoding S8 family peptidase, which translates to MPTANFGTKDDPGFELRQSPDLIAVRTHSGRGIRRQSGSVRTPLSGELDDATLVQAYPEAGVEVYRLPAGSRSVEERKEALDAAPEVRFAGHVLVDPATGEPVLYTENIFVKFVDRVDHEHCLAVLNAAELTVRRAVSYATNAYFTAAPEGTGQRVFDIATSLLTREDVEYCHPELIRHRARKTIFPQQWHLKKTTIGGVVVDAHAAVEAAHAVTRGAGVTIAVIDDGVDIDHPEFAGAAKIVAPRDVTANSSDPRPKDTYGTGPDNGDNHGTACAGVACANGTAGASGVAPEAALMPIRLASGLGSQAEAEAFGWAAEHGADVISCSWGPADGKWFQPDDPVHNRVAALPASTRLAIEHAVTTGRGGKGCVVLFAAGNGNESVDNDGYASFAKVIAVAACNDTGKRSVYSDFGKAVWCAFPSSDFGHRPFGHPDALTPGIWTVDRHGASGYNPGTVAAGDAAGDYTNDFGGTSSACPGAAGVVALMLSVNPDLTWEAVKNLLKGACDKIDPQGGGYGTDGHSDKYGYGRLNALAAVRAAGPGAAEPSAGAVLTVGGD; encoded by the coding sequence GTGCCAACCGCGAATTTCGGTACGAAGGACGATCCCGGTTTCGAGTTGCGGCAGAGTCCCGATCTGATCGCGGTGCGCACGCACAGCGGTCGGGGGATCCGGCGGCAGTCGGGATCGGTGCGCACGCCGCTCAGCGGTGAACTCGACGACGCGACACTGGTACAGGCCTACCCGGAGGCAGGGGTCGAGGTCTATCGGCTCCCCGCGGGTTCACGGTCGGTGGAGGAACGCAAGGAGGCGCTCGACGCCGCGCCGGAGGTGCGCTTCGCCGGACATGTGCTGGTGGACCCGGCCACCGGCGAACCGGTGCTCTATACGGAGAACATCTTCGTGAAATTCGTCGACCGCGTCGACCATGAGCACTGCCTCGCCGTCCTGAACGCGGCGGAACTGACTGTGCGGCGGGCGGTGTCGTATGCGACCAACGCGTATTTCACGGCCGCGCCCGAGGGCACCGGCCAGCGGGTCTTCGACATCGCCACCTCGCTGCTGACGCGCGAGGACGTCGAATACTGCCATCCGGAGCTGATCCGGCACCGGGCCAGGAAGACGATCTTCCCCCAGCAGTGGCATCTGAAGAAGACCACCATCGGCGGTGTCGTGGTCGACGCGCACGCGGCGGTGGAAGCCGCGCACGCGGTCACCCGGGGGGCCGGGGTGACGATCGCCGTCATCGACGACGGCGTCGACATCGACCACCCCGAATTCGCCGGCGCCGCCAAAATCGTCGCGCCCCGGGATGTCACGGCGAACAGCAGCGATCCGCGTCCGAAGGACACCTACGGCACCGGCCCGGACAACGGGGACAACCACGGCACCGCGTGCGCCGGCGTCGCGTGCGCCAACGGCACGGCCGGTGCCTCCGGGGTCGCGCCGGAAGCGGCACTGATGCCGATCCGGCTCGCCTCCGGGCTCGGCTCACAGGCCGAGGCGGAGGCTTTCGGGTGGGCCGCCGAGCACGGGGCCGACGTCATCTCGTGCAGCTGGGGCCCAGCCGACGGCAAGTGGTTCCAGCCGGACGATCCGGTGCACAACCGCGTCGCTGCGCTGCCCGCGAGCACCAGGCTGGCGATCGAACACGCCGTCACCACCGGACGCGGCGGCAAGGGCTGCGTGGTGCTGTTCGCGGCGGGCAACGGCAACGAATCCGTCGACAACGACGGCTATGCCAGTTTCGCGAAGGTGATCGCGGTCGCGGCGTGCAACGACACCGGCAAACGCAGCGTCTACAGCGATTTCGGCAAGGCGGTGTGGTGCGCGTTCCCCAGCAGCGACTTCGGGCACCGGCCTTTCGGGCATCCCGACGCCCTGACGCCCGGGATCTGGACGGTGGATCGGCACGGCGCGAGCGGCTACAACCCCGGCACGGTGGCGGCGGGTGACGCGGCGGGCGACTACACCAACGACTTCGGCGGAACCTCCAGCGCGTGCCCCGGCGCGGCCGGTGTAGTGGCCCTGATGCTGTCGGTGAACCCGGATCTCACCTGGGAGGCGGTGAAGAACCTGCTCAAAGGCGCCTGCGACAAGATCGACCCGCAGGGCGGCGGCTACGGGACCGACGGGCACAGCGACAAATACGGGTACGGCAGGCTGAACGCGCTCGCCGCCGTGCGGGCGGCCGGGCCCGGCGCCGCCGAGCCCTCGGCGGGTGCGGTGCTCACCGTGGGAGGAGACTGA
- a CDS encoding GlxA family transcriptional regulator, with protein sequence MRSLAVLAVDDVIPFDLAVPLEIFGRTRQEDGTAAYEVQVCGVNSDVPSKFFGISCLGDIEYLEEKAETIVVPGAMSYRSRPSDRLCKALVRAHERGARVASICLGAFTLAAVGLLDGRRATTHWMAATELSRSYPRVRVDPTVLYVDNGGILTSAGAAAGLDLCLHMVRQDYGTAVAAATARLSVMPLTRDGGQAQFIAERPRSEADSKSINPTLEWAETMLGEKITVLDLADRAGVSKRTLIRRFHEQVRMTPNEWLQTARVRKAQVLLETTILTMECITDRTGFASVAAFRKVFRKTVGVTPQAYRRAFR encoded by the coding sequence ATGAGGTCATTGGCTGTTCTGGCCGTCGACGACGTGATTCCGTTCGATCTCGCGGTCCCGCTGGAAATCTTCGGCCGGACCCGGCAGGAGGACGGAACCGCGGCGTACGAGGTCCAGGTCTGCGGGGTGAACTCCGACGTTCCGTCGAAGTTCTTCGGGATCTCATGTCTGGGCGACATCGAATATCTCGAGGAGAAGGCCGAGACCATCGTCGTGCCGGGAGCGATGAGTTACCGGTCGCGGCCGTCGGATCGGCTGTGCAAGGCGTTGGTGCGGGCCCACGAACGTGGCGCGAGGGTGGCATCGATCTGCTTGGGGGCGTTCACCCTCGCCGCCGTCGGGTTGCTCGACGGACGGCGGGCGACCACGCATTGGATGGCCGCCACCGAACTGTCGCGAAGCTATCCGCGGGTCCGCGTGGATCCCACGGTGCTGTATGTGGACAACGGGGGCATCCTGACCTCGGCCGGTGCCGCGGCTGGGCTCGATCTGTGCCTCCATATGGTGCGGCAGGACTACGGGACCGCCGTGGCGGCGGCTACCGCCCGGCTCTCGGTCATGCCACTGACCCGGGACGGGGGGCAGGCGCAGTTCATCGCGGAACGTCCGCGATCGGAGGCGGACAGCAAGTCCATCAATCCGACCTTGGAGTGGGCGGAAACGATGCTCGGTGAGAAGATCACCGTGCTGGATCTCGCGGATCGAGCCGGAGTCAGCAAGCGCACGCTGATCCGGCGCTTCCACGAGCAGGTCCGGATGACACCGAACGAGTGGCTCCAGACCGCCCGGGTGCGCAAGGCCCAAGTGCTGCTCGAGACGACCATCCTCACGATGGAATGCATCACCGATCGAACGGGGTTCGCCTCGGTGGCCGCATTCCGGAAAGTCTTCCGCAAGACCGTGGGGGTGACGCCTCAGGCGTACCGGCGGGCCTTCCGCTGA
- a CDS encoding NAD(P)/FAD-dependent oxidoreductase, whose amino-acid sequence MATPISRPADEYDVVIMGGGPAGSTLAAMLCRDTDLRVAIFDREVFPREHIGESGAHPLVPVLQASGALEKVLASECWIQKFGGIYQWDTARPFVGFFEHADYLVDGVYRWSVHVNRAEFDTVLLEHAEACGAHVFQGVRVVRFLPGDGKATVVLEDGTEVAAGYFVDASGRANQVAARGSQRDKQWLSDYRNVAVWSHYRNCVPAQRAAGDWNVFRDDDLSPIYAVAFEHGWVWYIPTPRLVDGTRETVWSIGIVTNPESIARVDLRDPDIFLKTIKSIPVLQDLVANAEPIRAEMLTATNYSRVSECFGSYEDRWMAVGDASYFVDPLFSSGMSFAVTQAWAAALVLRKTFDKDLDERSKEDLWCDYDVEWRGMAQTWALSIDQWYHEISRSHPDSPYWSAEGRRVEADNATEGTFQALLNTALVPDLLNIMTKGSRDPRDLATEGPYLRAFTAADAVDLAAGDIVALSPDARIRAGVAADIPGFKGMSPPFEIPQEARDGLAMYWRDPIANSDAAPSPLADTVPCHRIYSAADPGVEVRCLERDGGEELWETLNRGPARWSELAPRLTVLQGRALKRLIRAGLVVAGPEAEQRVG is encoded by the coding sequence ATGGCTACCCCAATCTCCAGACCGGCGGACGAGTACGACGTGGTGATCATGGGCGGTGGTCCCGCCGGGTCCACGCTCGCCGCGATGCTCTGCCGCGACACCGATCTTCGTGTGGCGATCTTCGATCGCGAGGTGTTCCCCCGGGAGCACATCGGCGAATCGGGTGCGCACCCTTTGGTCCCCGTTCTGCAAGCGAGCGGCGCGCTGGAGAAGGTACTCGCGAGTGAGTGCTGGATCCAGAAATTCGGCGGAATCTACCAGTGGGACACCGCCCGGCCGTTCGTCGGCTTCTTCGAGCACGCCGACTACCTGGTCGACGGCGTCTACCGGTGGTCGGTGCACGTCAATCGCGCCGAATTCGACACGGTGCTGCTCGAGCACGCCGAAGCCTGCGGCGCCCACGTCTTCCAGGGCGTGCGGGTCGTGCGGTTCCTCCCCGGCGACGGCAAGGCCACGGTGGTGCTGGAAGACGGAACCGAGGTCGCGGCGGGCTATTTCGTCGACGCGTCCGGCCGGGCGAATCAGGTCGCCGCCCGCGGTTCACAGCGCGACAAGCAATGGCTGTCGGATTACCGCAACGTGGCCGTCTGGTCGCACTACCGCAACTGCGTGCCCGCACAGCGGGCAGCGGGCGACTGGAACGTCTTCCGCGACGACGACTTGTCACCGATCTACGCGGTGGCCTTCGAGCACGGATGGGTGTGGTACATCCCGACGCCTCGGTTGGTCGACGGCACCCGGGAAACCGTGTGGTCCATCGGCATCGTCACCAACCCGGAGTCGATCGCCCGCGTGGACCTGCGTGACCCGGACATCTTCCTGAAGACGATCAAGTCGATTCCGGTGCTGCAGGATCTGGTGGCGAACGCGGAGCCGATTCGTGCCGAGATGCTGACGGCCACCAACTATTCCCGGGTGAGCGAATGCTTCGGCTCGTACGAGGATCGGTGGATGGCGGTCGGGGACGCGTCGTACTTCGTCGATCCGCTGTTCTCCTCCGGAATGTCCTTCGCCGTCACCCAAGCCTGGGCGGCCGCGTTGGTCCTGCGCAAGACGTTCGACAAGGACCTGGACGAGCGATCGAAGGAAGACCTCTGGTGTGATTACGACGTCGAGTGGCGCGGCATGGCGCAGACCTGGGCACTGAGCATCGACCAGTGGTATCACGAGATCTCACGCTCGCATCCGGACAGCCCCTACTGGAGCGCGGAAGGCCGGCGAGTGGAGGCCGACAACGCCACCGAGGGGACGTTCCAGGCGTTGCTGAACACCGCGCTGGTGCCCGACCTGCTGAACATCATGACCAAGGGCTCCCGCGACCCGCGTGACCTGGCCACCGAGGGGCCCTACCTGCGAGCCTTCACCGCCGCCGACGCGGTCGACCTGGCGGCCGGCGACATCGTGGCGCTGTCGCCGGACGCGCGCATCCGCGCAGGCGTGGCAGCGGACATTCCGGGCTTCAAGGGGATGTCGCCGCCGTTCGAGATCCCGCAGGAGGCGCGCGACGGGCTGGCCATGTACTGGCGCGACCCCATCGCGAACAGCGATGCGGCGCCGTCGCCGCTCGCCGACACCGTTCCCTGCCACCGGATCTACTCCGCGGCCGACCCGGGCGTCGAGGTGCGGTGCCTGGAGCGGGATGGGGGTGAAGAGCTGTGGGAAACGCTGAACCGTGGTCCCGCCCGGTGGTCGGAGCTGGCGCCCCGGTTGACGGTGCTGCAGGGACGAGCCTTGAAGCGCTTGATTCGCGCCGGATTGGTGGTGGCCGGGCCGGAAGCGGAACAGCGGGTCGGCTAG
- a CDS encoding TauD/TfdA dioxygenase family protein codes for MTKSVNKVLLDSEPLRPFGRLVASDTEGRTLADVPIEELLALTLQAKVVVLRGFGLLDKPELETYCRAAGEILQWNFGSILDLVVRDTAENYLFDKGDVPFHWDGAFAEQVPRFFLFQCVRGEGAGGETVFCDSVQAYRDAPEDLRQLWARTTITYRTDKLAHYGGLAEWPLLGTHPATGETTIRYAEPLDPARYANPLFLTVDGISAEDGVRVMEDLRERLHDARYCYAHEWRTGDIVVAENHALLHGRNAFTGSVTRHLQRIQII; via the coding sequence ATGACGAAAAGCGTGAACAAGGTCCTGCTGGACAGCGAGCCGCTGCGGCCCTTCGGCCGTCTGGTGGCGTCCGATACGGAGGGGCGCACCCTCGCCGACGTGCCGATCGAGGAGCTGCTCGCGCTGACGCTCCAGGCGAAAGTGGTGGTACTCCGCGGATTCGGCCTGCTCGACAAGCCGGAACTGGAAACCTATTGCCGCGCTGCGGGAGAGATCCTGCAGTGGAACTTCGGTTCGATCCTCGATCTGGTGGTCCGGGACACTGCCGAGAACTACCTGTTCGACAAAGGCGACGTCCCGTTCCACTGGGACGGCGCGTTCGCCGAGCAAGTGCCGCGGTTCTTCCTCTTCCAATGCGTGCGAGGAGAGGGCGCGGGCGGCGAGACCGTGTTCTGCGACAGTGTCCAGGCCTATCGGGACGCGCCGGAAGACCTGAGGCAACTGTGGGCACGAACCACGATCACGTACCGCACCGACAAGCTGGCGCACTATGGCGGCCTGGCCGAATGGCCATTGCTCGGCACCCATCCGGCGACCGGTGAGACGACGATCCGATATGCCGAACCACTGGATCCCGCGCGCTACGCCAATCCGCTGTTCTTGACCGTGGACGGCATCTCGGCCGAGGACGGCGTCCGGGTCATGGAGGACTTGCGCGAGCGGCTGCACGACGCTCGCTACTGCTACGCCCACGAGTGGCGGACCGGCGACATCGTGGTGGCCGAGAACCACGCGCTGCTGCACGGCAGGAATGCGTTCACCGGCTCGGTTACCCGGCATCTGCAACGCATCCAGATCATCTGA
- a CDS encoding isocyanide synthase family protein, translated as MSTTVDNGSERVQELGRPRLHHRPGDDVGSVATQILRIVFARRRSAESKSLCDLAPCADCFAPHLGKVIRYLEAGVPVHFIIPAFPAKSRNRRKTLGRLPDRAETLAIESLQGFCDQISAVYRPGAIVTICSDGHVFSDALGIPDGHVDDYGDELRRIIRSTGGGSIGLYGLRDAMPEMTWDERRQRLLKEYSDGIDVLREAVRTDPAARRMFNGIHRFMVEDNAVLLPELSATQRRNRSKETAYEVVQRSQAWSSLMAEIFTDAVRLSIHPQANHSEKIGFHLLRTQDSWLTPWHGVVLDDGANYTLVKRMHAEELGARVVWRNSRPSHFVLGRMPETEAQRG; from the coding sequence ATGAGCACGACTGTCGACAACGGCTCCGAGCGCGTCCAGGAGCTCGGACGACCACGACTACACCACAGACCCGGCGACGACGTCGGATCCGTTGCTACGCAGATACTTCGCATCGTCTTCGCGCGCCGGCGCAGCGCGGAATCGAAGTCCTTGTGCGACCTGGCCCCGTGTGCGGACTGTTTCGCACCGCACCTGGGCAAGGTGATCCGATACCTCGAGGCCGGCGTGCCGGTCCACTTCATCATCCCCGCGTTCCCGGCGAAGTCGCGAAACCGCCGGAAGACGCTGGGGCGCTTGCCCGATAGGGCGGAGACCCTGGCGATCGAGTCACTGCAAGGGTTCTGCGATCAGATCTCGGCCGTCTACCGGCCGGGCGCCATCGTCACGATCTGCTCCGACGGCCACGTCTTCAGTGACGCGTTGGGGATTCCGGACGGTCACGTCGACGACTACGGCGACGAACTGCGCCGCATCATCCGGTCGACCGGCGGGGGTTCCATCGGTCTGTACGGCCTGCGCGACGCCATGCCGGAGATGACCTGGGACGAACGCAGGCAGCGGTTGCTGAAGGAATACTCCGACGGCATCGACGTGCTGCGTGAGGCGGTCCGGACCGATCCGGCGGCCCGGCGGATGTTCAACGGGATCCATCGCTTCATGGTCGAGGACAACGCCGTGCTGCTGCCCGAGTTGTCCGCCACGCAGCGGCGGAACCGATCGAAGGAGACGGCTTACGAGGTGGTGCAACGCAGTCAAGCGTGGAGCAGCCTGATGGCGGAGATCTTCACGGACGCGGTCCGGCTGTCGATCCATCCGCAGGCAAACCACTCCGAGAAGATCGGCTTCCATCTGCTGCGCACCCAGGACAGCTGGCTGACGCCGTGGCACGGCGTGGTGCTCGACGACGGAGCGAATTACACGCTGGTCAAGCGGATGCATGCCGAGGAACTGGGGGCGCGTGTGGTGTGGCGCAACAGCCGTCCCAGTCATTTCGTCCTCGGACGGATGCCCGAGACCGAAGCACAGCGAGGGTGA